One segment of Thunnus thynnus chromosome 19, fThuThy2.1, whole genome shotgun sequence DNA contains the following:
- the si:ch211-222n4.2 gene encoding coiled-coil domain-containing protein 74B isoform X2 has product MSSKNLPPVRHLPQWSRVGRLGKPCSPRRLPENPLQPLPAVPTADRGVVRAAEVSCHGQTDPRIASLQRNIQFLQQQHKDTLEKLHAEIEYLRRENKELQYKLIMETPKSSRKGLTHSRPGVRPPTQGSEDRAGIYLEEQLQDTRPIQDQALSIGECSETLGSSRQDHGPEPKGGLITSLQPLRIHSSPFHPPRAPTLQECEVIIRQLYNANSLQSQEIIRVKALLRDIVLSKKITPENYILTKAYLVDANLQKKRNFQNLVCKHSQKKHLDPLSLG; this is encoded by the exons ATGTCAAGTAAGAATCTTCCACCGGTGCGCCATTTGCCACAATGGAGCCGAGTTGGGCGTCTCGGGAAGCCTTGTTCTCCACGACGTTTACCGGAGAACCCGCTGCAGCCGCTGCCTGCTGTCCCTACAGCGGACAGAGGAGTggtgagagcagcagaggtgTCCTGTCACGGACAAACGGACCCCcgcatcgcctcattgcagaggAATATCCAGTTcctgcagcagcaacacaagGACACTCTTGAAAAGCTCCATGCAGAAATAGAGTATCTCAGGCGGGAGAATAAAG AGTTGCAGTATAAGCTGATAATGGAGACTCCCAAGTCAAGTAGAAAAG GGCTGACACACAGTCGACCAGGTGTTAGACCACCCACTCAGGGAAGTGAAGACCGTGCAGGAATCTACCTGGAGGAACAGCTGCAGGACACGCGACCAATACAGGACCAGGCGCTGAG CATTGGAGAGTGCAGCGAAACTCTTGGATCTTCCAGGCAGGACCATGGCCCAGAACCAAAGGGGGGTCTCATCACCTCATTACAGCCTCTACGAATTCACAGCAGTCCGTTCCATCCACCGCGTGCTCCCACGCTACAGGAGTGTGAGGTCATCATCCGACAGCTCTACAATGCTAACAGTTTGCAGTCTCAGGAA ATTATACGTGTTAAGGCATTGCTGAGAGATATTGTGCTGAGCAAGAAAATCACCCCAGAAAACTACATTCTGACCAAGGCCTACCTTGTTGATG CAAATcttcagaagaaaagaaatttCCAAAACTTGGTCTGCAAGCACTCCCAGAAAAAAC ACCTGGACCCTCTCAGTCTGGGGTGA
- the si:ch211-222n4.2 gene encoding coiled-coil domain-containing protein 74B isoform X1: MSSKNLPPVRHLPQWSRVGRLGKPCSPRRLPENPLQPLPAVPTADRGVVRAAEVSCHGQTDPRIASLQRNIQFLQQQHKDTLEKLHAEIEYLRRENKELQYKLIMETPKSSRKGLTHSRPGVRPPTQGSEDRAGIYLEEQLQDTRPIQDQALSIGECSETLGSSRQDHGPEPKGGLITSLQPLRIHSSPFHPPRAPTLQECEVIIRQLYNANSLQSQEIIRVKALLRDIVLSKKITPENYILTKAYLVDGTRKSSEEKKFPKLGLQALPEKTPGPSQSGVIFPALKQSLGSTIAERQRRTRAVQKDRFKRTVR, encoded by the exons ATGTCAAGTAAGAATCTTCCACCGGTGCGCCATTTGCCACAATGGAGCCGAGTTGGGCGTCTCGGGAAGCCTTGTTCTCCACGACGTTTACCGGAGAACCCGCTGCAGCCGCTGCCTGCTGTCCCTACAGCGGACAGAGGAGTggtgagagcagcagaggtgTCCTGTCACGGACAAACGGACCCCcgcatcgcctcattgcagaggAATATCCAGTTcctgcagcagcaacacaagGACACTCTTGAAAAGCTCCATGCAGAAATAGAGTATCTCAGGCGGGAGAATAAAG AGTTGCAGTATAAGCTGATAATGGAGACTCCCAAGTCAAGTAGAAAAG GGCTGACACACAGTCGACCAGGTGTTAGACCACCCACTCAGGGAAGTGAAGACCGTGCAGGAATCTACCTGGAGGAACAGCTGCAGGACACGCGACCAATACAGGACCAGGCGCTGAG CATTGGAGAGTGCAGCGAAACTCTTGGATCTTCCAGGCAGGACCATGGCCCAGAACCAAAGGGGGGTCTCATCACCTCATTACAGCCTCTACGAATTCACAGCAGTCCGTTCCATCCACCGCGTGCTCCCACGCTACAGGAGTGTGAGGTCATCATCCGACAGCTCTACAATGCTAACAGTTTGCAGTCTCAGGAA ATTATACGTGTTAAGGCATTGCTGAGAGATATTGTGCTGAGCAAGAAAATCACCCCAGAAAACTACATTCTGACCAAGGCCTACCTTGTTGATGGTACCCG CAAATcttcagaagaaaagaaatttCCAAAACTTGGTCTGCAAGCACTCCCAGAAAAAAC ACCTGGACCCTCTCAGTCTGGGGTGATCTTTCCAGCACTGAAACAGAGCCTTGGTTCCACCattgcagagagacagaggaggactCGCGCTGTGCAGAAAGACCGTTTCAAAAGGACGGTGCGGTGA